The Algoriphagus halophilus sequence CCGATACAACGAGCATATCCATATCGGTATGGCAGTAGCGGTAGAAGAGGGATTATTAGTTCCTGTGATCAGATTTGCTGACAACTTATCTTTATCTCAAATTTCTGCTCAAGCAAAATCTTTGGGAGGAAAAGCGAAAAACAAAGAATTGCAACCTAAGGACTGGGAAGGAAACACCTTCACTATTTCTAATCTAGGGATGTTTGGTATTGAAGAATTCACTGCGATTATTAATCCACCAGACGCTTGTATTTTGGCCGTTGGAGGAATTAAGGAAACCGTTATTGTGAAAGATGGTCAAATGCAAATTGGAAATGTCATGAAAGTGACCTTGTCTTGTGACCATAGAGTTGTGGACGGTTCAGTTGGTTCAGCATTCTTGATTACCTTAAAGAATCTTTTAGAAGATCCTGTTAGAATCTTAGTATAAAAATCTAAATACCTGTCAAAAAGTCCTGTTTTCAGGACTTTTTGCTTTTTGTATGGTTATTGTCAGAAAGCAACCTTAAAAATGCTATTTGCTTTGAAAGTGATTTTTCCAAGTGAAGCATTTTGAATCATCGCTTTGTTAATGAATAGAGAATCATGGAAAGAATTAAATCAACCACAGTCGTAGCAATTCGCCATCATGGAGAAGTAGTGATCGGTGCCGATGGCCAAGCTACACTAGGAAATACCGTTGCAAAAAGCACCGTAAAAAAACTGAGAGTGCTTCAGGGAGGTAAAATTGTGACTGGCTTTGCCGGGTCAACTGCTGATGCCTTCACCTTGTTGGAGAAATTCGAAGAAAAGTTGGGCGCTTTTGGCAATAATATGAAAAGAGCAGCTGTGGAACTTGCTAAAGAGTGGAGAACGGACCGGATGCTGAGTAAGTTGGAAGCAATGATGATTGTGGCAGATAAAGAAGATATTTTGATTATCTCTGGAACAGGCGATGTGATTGAGCCAGATATGGAGATTGCTACCATAGGCTCAGGAAGTATGTATGCCCAATCTGCCGCTAGAGCAATGAAACAATTTGCTCCTCACTTGTCAGCTGAAGAAATGGTGAGAGAAAGCTTAAATATTGCTGCAGATGTATGTATTTATACCAATCATAATTTGGTGATTGAAAAAGTAATTTGATCACTTGAAAATAGGAAAATGAGGCCGGAGTGAATTCTCCGGTTTTTTTGTGCCTAATTTTAAACCTGTTGGCTCGTTTGTCTGTTATCTATAAGATAATTAGCTACAACTTATGACAACGACCGCAGCAAAAAAGAATACAAAAAAAGATTTTAAAAAAATTATCCCTGATGCATTTAAGGAATATGTCTTAGAACATGGGGGGTCACCGAAATCGGTATTCAAATTTTCTAAGGACTTAAAAATGAAAGAGGAGGAGTTTTATACCTATTTCACCTCTTTTGAAGCCATTAAATCAGCCATTTGGGTAGAGATGTTTGCAGAGACATTATCCCAAATCGAGGCTCAGGAAGTGTTCAATGAATACTCTGCGAGAGAAAAATTCTTGGGATTTCTATTTACATGGATTGAAGTTTTGAAAAAAAACCGATCCTACCTGCTTAGCCTTTATGGAAGCAACTCTTCCCAAATTACCTCTTTGCCAAAAGAAGCATCTGAATTTAAAGACAAGTTTAAAGATTTTGCCAACGAGATCATTTTGGAGGGAAAAGAGACGGAGGAAATTGCAAATCGTCCATTTATTTCCGAGAAATATGATGAGGCAATGTGGATTCAACTTTGGTTCGTTTTTCAGTATTGGTTGAAAGATCAGTCACCAAGATTTGAGAAAACAGACGCAGCCATTGAAAAGTCCGTCAATTTAGCTTTTGACCTAATGGGTAAAAGTGCTCTTGACTCCTTTCTTGATTTCGCAAAATTCATGTATC is a genomic window containing:
- the hslV gene encoding ATP-dependent protease subunit HslV codes for the protein MERIKSTTVVAIRHHGEVVIGADGQATLGNTVAKSTVKKLRVLQGGKIVTGFAGSTADAFTLLEKFEEKLGAFGNNMKRAAVELAKEWRTDRMLSKLEAMMIVADKEDILIISGTGDVIEPDMEIATIGSGSMYAQSAARAMKQFAPHLSAEEMVRESLNIAADVCIYTNHNLVIEKVI
- a CDS encoding TetR family transcriptional regulator C-terminal domain-containing protein — its product is MTTTAAKKNTKKDFKKIIPDAFKEYVLEHGGSPKSVFKFSKDLKMKEEEFYTYFTSFEAIKSAIWVEMFAETLSQIEAQEVFNEYSAREKFLGFLFTWIEVLKKNRSYLLSLYGSNSSQITSLPKEASEFKDKFKDFANEIILEGKETEEIANRPFISEKYDEAMWIQLWFVFQYWLKDQSPRFEKTDAAIEKSVNLAFDLMGKSALDSFLDFAKFMYQSK